GGCGGTATCACCCTGTCCCGCTACCTCACCCCGGGCATCGACCTGGGCTTGTCGGCCAACTACGGGGACATGAAGTTCTCCACCAAGGACCCGTTGCGGCTGCCCATCCGCCGCTTCGACGCGAACGTGACCACGATTGGGGTACCCATCAAGTTCAAGCTCAACAACGGCTGGGCCCTAAAGGAGGACGCCGTGTTTGCCCCCTACCTGAGCCTGGCGCCGGGGTTGATGATTGCCTCCTCGGATAAGTTCATCAACACGGGTGTCGGCGGGGAAACCTTCCAAGGCAACAAAGACCACTACGCCGCTTACCTGCACGGGGCAGCCGGTATCGCCCTGAACTTCTCGCCCTCCTTCGGCATCTTCGTGCAGACGGGCCAGATCTATGCCACTACCAACACAATTGATAACGTAGACGAAGGGGATCTGAATGACCGCTACCTCCAGCACTCGGCCGGTATTACGGTGAATATGGGCAGAGCGAAAGATGAAGATGGCGACGGCATTGCCGACCGCAAGGATAAGTGCCCCGCCACTCCAGCCGGCGTAGCCGTAGATGCCAATGGCTGCCCTATTGATGGCGACGGCGACGGCGTACCGGATTACCAGGATAAATGTCCGGCTGAAAAAGGCCTGGCTGCCCTCGAAGGCTGCCCCGACCGTGATGGCGATGGCGTGCGCGACGCCGACGACAAGTGCCCGGATACAGCTGGCAAAGCCGAGTTGCAAGGCTGCCCCGATGCCGACAATGATGGTGTAACCGACGCCAACGACAAGTGCCCTGACACGCCTGCCAATGTAAAAGTAGACGCCACTGGCTGCCCTGTTGACTCAGATGGCGATGGTGTGCCCGACTTCCAAGATCGTTGCCCCAACTCAGCGGGTCCAGCGTCGAACAGAGGCTGTCCAGAGATTAAAGTCGAAACCAAGAAGCGCTTGGAGGCTGCCACCAAGTTCATCCAGTTTGAGTTGAACAAGGCCGTTCTCAAGCCAACTTCTTATCCTACACTCGAAGATTTAGTGAAGGTGCTCAATGAGTATCCTGACTATATCCTGAGCATTGCCGGCCACACGGACAGCCAAGGTAGCGATGCTTACAACCTGAAGCTTTCCGACGACCGCGCTGCCGCTGCCCGCACCTACATGCTGACAAAAGGTATTCCCGCGGAGCGGATTGAATCACGTGGCTACGGTGAAAGCAAGCCTATCACCACCAATGCCACCGCCGCCGGCCGCGCCCTCAACCGTCGCGTCGAGTTCGACCTCGTTTTGCCACAAGAGGCTAACGAAACGCCCAAGCCTGAAGGCGAGCAGAAATAAGCCCCCCAGGCAATAGAAATTGCGCAAAAAGCGGCAAGCCACACGGCTTGCCGCTTTTTTGTTGCCCGAACATCAACATCCCCTCCTCAGATGAGGAGGAGATGTTGTCGCGAAGTGGCAACTGGGGTGGTTGAGGTCGTTGTTTAGTTGTTTGGCTGGGCAATTGACTACATAATCTCAGCAACGACAAGACGCAAAGTATTGCGTCTCTACATTGTTCTGATTAGTACTGTACACATCCGTTCATTGCAATTTTCAATACCGAACACTCTGTCCAATAATGGACACCTTATCAACTGCTTACCACTTCCTGATTTCCATTAAATTATTCATTATTAGATAGTTAATCCGTTGGCATAGGGCTTGGCTACTTAGATAGAAAACCACCTCATTTCTATCTAAAAATGGACAGAGCTATTTCTCCCGCCACAAAAAGCAAGCGCCGTCGCCGTACCTGGCTGCTAGCCGGACTCGTGGTGCTGGGAGTGGTGGTGGTGCTGGTTGCCTTTCGGGGAGTACTGAAGCCGAGCATCAACCGCCACGATATTCTCACGACCAAAGTCGAAATAGGTGATGTAGAGGCGGCACTAACGGCCACTGGCTTCGTGATTCCGGGACGCGAGGCCGTGATTACCAGTCCTATTCAATCGACGGTGCGCCGGGTAGTGGTGCCGGTGGGCAGCGCGATACAACCGGGCCAGACAATTCTGGAGCTAGACAAGGAATTGACCAGCAGCGAACTAGCCAAGCTACAGGATGGGCAGCTGCAAAACCGCAACAAGAGTACCCAGCTCAACCTAACGATGGAGCGCACCCTGAACGACCTGCAAAGTCAGGCCCAGGTGCAGCAGGTCAAGATTCGGAGCCAGGAATCGACGCTCCGCGACGAAGAGCATTTGCTGAAAATAGGGAGCGGCACAGCCGAAAGCGTGCGGCAGGCTGAGCTAAATCTGCACCTAGCCAAGCTGGAGCTAAAGCGCCTCCAAGATCAGATTCGCAATCAGCGCCAGGCCAACGCGGCCGATACCCGCGAGTTGGGCTTCACCATGCAGATTCAGGACCGCAACATCACGGAGCTAGCCCGCAAGTTAGGCCAGGCCGACATCAGCGCCCAGCAGCCCGGCGTGCTGACGTGGGTGAATGAAGACATTGGTGCCACTGTGAACCAGGGCGACGTGCTGGCCCGCGTAGCCGACCTGAGCAGCTTTCGGGTGCGCGCCACCATTGCCGATGCTTACGCCGAGGCACTGCACGTGGGCGACCCCATAGTTGTGAGGGTAAACGACACGGACCTGCGCGGCAGCATCAGCGCCGTGAGCCCGGCCGTGGATAAGGGCGCAGTAACGTTTTATGCCAAGCTTGATGACGACCACCATCCCTTGCTGCGCTCCAACCTGCGCGTGGATGTGTATGTGGTAACCAAAGCGCATACGAAGGTGCTGCGCGTCAAAAACGGCCCTTTCTACCAAGGTGGTACTGAGCAGGCAGTGTTTGTGGTGCGAGGCGATAAAGCCGAGCGCCGCACGGTAACCTTCGGCGACAGCAATTTCGACTTCGTGCAGGTAACCAACGGCCTGCAACCCGGCGACGAGATTATTCTGACCGATATGAAGGATCGTGAAGAAACCCGTGAGCTAACCATCAAGCAATAACGCGCCATGCTACGCTCAAAAATGCCCCCCAGAGCCCTACGTAACGGTCTGCGCGCCGTTAGCGTTGCCTTATTGCTTGCCGTTGCTCCTGCCGCCCACGCCCAGCAACAGCTTAGCCTTCCTCAGGTAATTGAGCTGGCTCTTGATCAATCGGCCGTAGCCCAGCAGGCTCAGACGAGCCGCGAAACTAGCTACTGGCGCTGGCGCACCTACCGCGCGGCCTACATGCCCCAGCTGTCGTTGCAGGGCACTGTTCCCGATTTCAGCCGGGTAATTGCCCCCGTTATTCAGCCCGACGGCACCACCGACTTTCGGGCCGTACGCATCAACAACTCCAACCTGGCCGTGACAATGAGCCAGAACATTGGGCTCACTGGGGGGCAAATTTTCGTCAGCTCCGATGTGCAGCGCTTCGATGACTTCGACCGCAAGCAGCGGCGCTACAACACTACGCCCGCCATCATTGGACTCAGCCAACCTATCGGCGGCTACAACCGGCTGTATTGGGCGCGCCGCATCGAGCCCCTGCGCTATGAAGAATCGCAGCGGCAGTTTGTGGCCCAGCGCGAAAACATTGCCCAGCGCATAGCAGAGCTATATTTTGACGTATTGCAGCAGCAGGTAAACGCCGAAGTAGCGGGCCAGAACGTGCGCGCAAATGAGGAAATGCTGCGCATGGGCAAGGAGCGCTACCAGCTTGGCCGGCTGTCGCAGAACGACCTGTTGCAGCTCGAAGTAAACCTGCTCACGGCCCGGCGCAATCAGGGCCAGGCCGTGCTGGATGCCCAGAATGCGGCCCTGGAGTTGCAAAACTACACCAGCATTGGCGGCACCACCGTTTCCTTGCAAGTTCCTCCGGCCCCGGCTCTGCTCGCGGTAGCGCCGGATAAAGCGCTGAACTTGGCCCGCCAACACCGCAGCGAGATGCTGACCTTTCAGCGTCAGCTGCTGCAAGCCGACAGCAGCGTGGCGGGGGCCAAAGGCACCACTGGTCTGCAAGCCAGCCTGACCGCTAATCTGGGCTACGTAAACCGCGCCGACCGTTTCCTCGACAGCTACCAAGATCCCCTGAACCAGCAGCAGGTACGGCTGGCCTTCTCAATGCCGCTTGTGGATTGGGGCCGGCAGAAATCTATTATCAAAACCGCCGAGCTGACGCGCCAGCAGGTGCAGCGCAACGTGCAGCAAAGCCAGGCCACCTTCGAGCAAACGGTGCTGACGCAAGCTGCCCAACTAAGTACTTTAAGTGAGCAGCTGGCCCTGGCCGCTCGCGCCGATACGCTGGCCCAGCGCCGCTACGATATTGCCCGCGCCACCTACCAGGTAGGCCGCTATAGCCTCACTGATCTGAATATTGCCTTGTCGGAGAAAGATCAGGCTAAGCGCGCCTATATCGTGGCGCTGCGGGCGGGTTGGGTAGCCTACTACCGCTTGCGGGCCCTTACGCTTTATGACTTTGAGCGGCAGCGCCCCTTAGTCGAGAACCCGTAATGAGGTAGTTAGCTCCGAGTAAGCCCCTACGGGGTGGGGATGGCCTGAAAAGCTATTGGTTTTCAGGCCATCCCCACCCCGTAGGGGCTTATTTTATCTAATTAATAACAGGTTGTTCTATTGATTGGCCGCGGGCAGGTTAGTGTTCCAGATGTCCTGGTGAAGTCGCCATTGCCCCTCTTGCTCCTTCCACACCACGAGGTATTTGCCCTCATCCATCTGCTGCCCATCGGCACCAAACAGTGTGTAAGTCCCCAGTTCAATGGCCGTATCCTCTAGCTCTTCCACTTCTCGGGTTTTCAGCTTTACTTTCTTGACACCCATATCTATGGCCCCTTGCCAAAAAGCCTGCACACCAGCTACGCCTTGAATTGGCTCCATACCTGTTGGAAGCAGACTGCCATCAGGAGTATATAGGGCAGCTATAGCAGCGGCATCGCCCCGCTCAAAACCCGATTCAAACATGTCATTAGCACGCCGAATTTCGGCGCCGATACTGGTGGTAGTAGGCATAAGGGTGAGATTTGGGTGAACCTGAATTATAAGTAATATATAAACTAATCTAAATAAAAAACAATGTGTAGCGATACTTATCCATCTGCTGAAGAGCATTAATGCACAACTGCTTGCCAGAAGCGCACACGCCTCACCTCATATCCGAACACCTTGTCCATTTCTGGACACTATTTATAAAATCGTGACGCTTACTAATTCATATAAAATATTGGTAAACAATATTTTATGCTATTGGCATAGCGCTTGGCTAATAAGATAAGAACCGGCCCTCCAATGCCTCATAACCGGACAGTAAGTCCCGATTCTATATCATCTCCGCTACACTTCACCTGCTTTTGCCATGATCTCCACTGCCACACAGCCTCGTCCTGCTTCACCTTCGTCCACTTTTTCTACCGCGCCGCCCATGATTAAGCTCACCGACATTGAGAAAGTATACCAGACCAAAACCATCGAAACGGTGGCGCTGAACCGCGTGAATTTGAGCATCAATAAGGGTGAGTTCGTGTCGGTGATGGGACCGTCGGGCTGCGGTAAATCCACGCTGCTGAGCATCATCGGGCTGCTCGATGAGCCTACGGGGGGCATTTTAGAGTTGGATGGACGTCCCGTGAAGTCGTACTCCGATAAGGAATTGGCGCATCTGCGCAATCAGAAAATCGGCTTCGTCTTTCAGAGCTATCATCTGATCAACGACCTCTCGGTGCTCGACAACGTGGAGTTGCCCTTGCTCTACCGCGCCGGCGTGGGGGGCAAAGAGCGGCGCCAACGGGCCCACGAAGCCCTCGACAAAGTAGGTTTGAGTGCCCGCACTACGCACTTTCCCAGCCAGCTTTCCGGTGGTCAGCGCCAGCGCGTAGCCATCGCCCGGGCCCTAGCGGGCCGCCCCGAAATCATCCTGGCCGACGAGCCTACCGGCAACCTTGACTCGGTGATGGGCGAGGAAATTATGGACTTGCTGCTGACGCTGAATCGGGAGGAAGGCACCACCATCGTGATGGTAACCCACGACGAGCATCAGGCGCTTAAAACGGAGCGGTTAATCCGCTTTTTCGACGGCAGCCAGGTGCAATAAATCAATTAAGAATAAGCCATAACGTCATGCAGAGCGCAGCGAAGCATCTCGCTCGCGGTAGTAAGATTAGTACTCTTAGTAAACACGCGAGATGCTTCGCTGCGCTCTGCATGACCGCCTAATAACATTCTAAACCCATGCTTCTTTCCTATCTAAAAATCGCCTGGAAGGTCTTGCTACGGCGCAAGTTTTTCACCTTTATCAGCCTGTTCGGTATCAGCTTTACGCTGATGGTGTTGCTGGTGATTGTAGCCATGTCCGACCACATTCAGGGCGCCCACGCCCCGGAGTCGCGCATTAAGCGCCTCGCGTTTATCACGTTTATAAGCCAGGGCTTTGCGGATGGGGGGCAAATGAATACCCCGCCCAGTCCCTACTTTCTGGAAAAGTATGTGCGTTCGATGAAGACGCCCGAGAAAATAACTTTTTACTCGATGTTTAACTCCACGCCCAGCTACGTGGGCAACAAGAAGCTGGAGCTCGACTTAAAGTTTACCGACAACGTGTTCTGGGATGTGTTCGATTTCCACTTCCTCGACGGCAAGCCCTACAACGCCAACGATCTGCGCGATGCCAACCGGGTAGTAGTTATTTCGGAAACCACGGCCCGCGAATACTTCGGCACGGCCGAGGGCGTAGTGGGCCGCATGATTGAAGTAGATCAGACCAAGTTTCGGGTGATGGGCGTGGTGAGCGACGTGCCAGTGATGCGCTTCAACTCCTACGCCGAGGTGTGGGCCCCCATGACCACCACCAAGGCCGACATTCGCGACCCTGCTCTGGCGGGCGAGTATTTCGCGGCGCTGCTGGCCCCGGAAGGCACCGACCTGGCAACTATCGACGCGGAGTATCAGCAGGTGCTGAAGGGCGTGGTCAATCCTAACCCCGATATCAAGTCTCTGTACTCCCACGCTGACGGCCTGCTGGCCACGTTTACACGTCAATTTCTGGGGGAGGGCGAGTCGGAATCATCCAAAATCACGGTATTCTATTTTATCATCTTTGGTCTGGCTTTGCTGTTCATGACGTTGCCGGCGCTGAACCTGGTGAACATTAACCTGAGTCGGATCATGGATCGCAGCTCGGAAATAGGCGTGCGCAAAGCATTTGGAGCTACCAGTAATACCCTGGTGGGGCAATTTCTGATTGAGAATATCTTCCTTACGCTGCTGGGCGGACTGCTCGGGCTGCTGCTAGCGTACGTCGCCTTACACTTTATCAGCGACTCCAACTTTATTCCTTACGCCCAATTCACTTTGAATCTACGGGTGTTTGCCTGGGCTCTGCTGGCGGTAGTGTTTTTCGGGGTGCTGTCGGGGGTGTATCCGGCCTTCAAAATGTCGAGAGTACAGCCCATTCAAGCCCTGAAAGGCGGCACCAACTAATCGTATTTTCCTAGCCTCTTCCTCCCATGATACGTCATCTGTTTACCCTGATTTGGAACCGTAAGCGGTCCAACATGCTGCTGATTGTGGAAATCGTGCTGTCCTTTTTCGTGCTCTTTGTGGTGAGCAGTCTGCTCGTGTACAATATATACTACTACCGCCTGCCTATGGGCTTCGATTACAATAATGTGTGGGAAATCAACATGAACCCCGGTGCCGA
The window above is part of the Hymenobacter radiodurans genome. Proteins encoded here:
- a CDS encoding efflux RND transporter periplasmic adaptor subunit; amino-acid sequence: MDRAISPATKSKRRRRTWLLAGLVVLGVVVVLVAFRGVLKPSINRHDILTTKVEIGDVEAALTATGFVIPGREAVITSPIQSTVRRVVVPVGSAIQPGQTILELDKELTSSELAKLQDGQLQNRNKSTQLNLTMERTLNDLQSQAQVQQVKIRSQESTLRDEEHLLKIGSGTAESVRQAELNLHLAKLELKRLQDQIRNQRQANAADTRELGFTMQIQDRNITELARKLGQADISAQQPGVLTWVNEDIGATVNQGDVLARVADLSSFRVRATIADAYAEALHVGDPIVVRVNDTDLRGSISAVSPAVDKGAVTFYAKLDDDHHPLLRSNLRVDVYVVTKAHTKVLRVKNGPFYQGGTEQAVFVVRGDKAERRTVTFGDSNFDFVQVTNGLQPGDEIILTDMKDREETRELTIKQ
- a CDS encoding ABC transporter ATP-binding protein, translated to MIKLTDIEKVYQTKTIETVALNRVNLSINKGEFVSVMGPSGCGKSTLLSIIGLLDEPTGGILELDGRPVKSYSDKELAHLRNQKIGFVFQSYHLINDLSVLDNVELPLLYRAGVGGKERRQRAHEALDKVGLSARTTHFPSQLSGGQRQRVAIARALAGRPEIILADEPTGNLDSVMGEEIMDLLLTLNREEGTTIVMVTHDEHQALKTERLIRFFDGSQVQ
- a CDS encoding YybH family protein, coding for MPTTTSIGAEIRRANDMFESGFERGDAAAIAALYTPDGSLLPTGMEPIQGVAGVQAFWQGAIDMGVKKVKLKTREVEELEDTAIELGTYTLFGADGQQMDEGKYLVVWKEQEGQWRLHQDIWNTNLPAANQ
- a CDS encoding OmpA family protein, yielding MRLLPTLSKLLLSGAALFAASPEGHAQSADRKTGISLYGSTLQYHGDLGSEWFKSNKIEYGGGITLSRYLTPGIDLGLSANYGDMKFSTKDPLRLPIRRFDANVTTIGVPIKFKLNNGWALKEDAVFAPYLSLAPGLMIASSDKFINTGVGGETFQGNKDHYAAYLHGAAGIALNFSPSFGIFVQTGQIYATTNTIDNVDEGDLNDRYLQHSAGITVNMGRAKDEDGDGIADRKDKCPATPAGVAVDANGCPIDGDGDGVPDYQDKCPAEKGLAALEGCPDRDGDGVRDADDKCPDTAGKAELQGCPDADNDGVTDANDKCPDTPANVKVDATGCPVDSDGDGVPDFQDRCPNSAGPASNRGCPEIKVETKKRLEAATKFIQFELNKAVLKPTSYPTLEDLVKVLNEYPDYILSIAGHTDSQGSDAYNLKLSDDRAAAARTYMLTKGIPAERIESRGYGESKPITTNATAAGRALNRRVEFDLVLPQEANETPKPEGEQK
- a CDS encoding TolC family protein, whose amino-acid sequence is MLRSKMPPRALRNGLRAVSVALLLAVAPAAHAQQQLSLPQVIELALDQSAVAQQAQTSRETSYWRWRTYRAAYMPQLSLQGTVPDFSRVIAPVIQPDGTTDFRAVRINNSNLAVTMSQNIGLTGGQIFVSSDVQRFDDFDRKQRRYNTTPAIIGLSQPIGGYNRLYWARRIEPLRYEESQRQFVAQRENIAQRIAELYFDVLQQQVNAEVAGQNVRANEEMLRMGKERYQLGRLSQNDLLQLEVNLLTARRNQGQAVLDAQNAALELQNYTSIGGTTVSLQVPPAPALLAVAPDKALNLARQHRSEMLTFQRQLLQADSSVAGAKGTTGLQASLTANLGYVNRADRFLDSYQDPLNQQQVRLAFSMPLVDWGRQKSIIKTAELTRQQVQRNVQQSQATFEQTVLTQAAQLSTLSEQLALAARADTLAQRRYDIARATYQVGRYSLTDLNIALSEKDQAKRAYIVALRAGWVAYYRLRALTLYDFERQRPLVENP
- a CDS encoding ABC transporter permease, coding for MLLSYLKIAWKVLLRRKFFTFISLFGISFTLMVLLVIVAMSDHIQGAHAPESRIKRLAFITFISQGFADGGQMNTPPSPYFLEKYVRSMKTPEKITFYSMFNSTPSYVGNKKLELDLKFTDNVFWDVFDFHFLDGKPYNANDLRDANRVVVISETTAREYFGTAEGVVGRMIEVDQTKFRVMGVVSDVPVMRFNSYAEVWAPMTTTKADIRDPALAGEYFAALLAPEGTDLATIDAEYQQVLKGVVNPNPDIKSLYSHADGLLATFTRQFLGEGESESSKITVFYFIIFGLALLFMTLPALNLVNINLSRIMDRSSEIGVRKAFGATSNTLVGQFLIENIFLTLLGGLLGLLLAYVALHFISDSNFIPYAQFTLNLRVFAWALLAVVFFGVLSGVYPAFKMSRVQPIQALKGGTN